Proteins encoded in a region of the Salmo trutta chromosome 34, fSalTru1.1, whole genome shotgun sequence genome:
- the LOC115174025 gene encoding protein FAM133 isoform X1, with protein MGKRDNRVSYVNPIAASRASGPPPNAGPSIQDYLSRPRPTWEEVKEIIDRKKKGSRALADFEDQMNENWKKELAKNREKLLGGVDKEKEKKEKKKRVKGRKEKGKKSNRHSSPSSSSSSDSSSSSSSDSEDENEKSAKRKKKRSSKKASDDSTVELEPDGKGEKSRRKKRKAERSRKDCSSELSADSDVEGGEPKKRKRSSEEKEKDKMTAVGDLRQIKEEEKEAQETRRKKKKTRKKQSSDTELD; from the exons ATGGGgaagagggacaatagagtg TCTTATGTGAACCCAATAGCTGCATCACGTGCCAGTGGACCCCCACCCAATGCAGGACCCTCTATCCAGGATTACCTGAGCAGACCACGGCCAACATG GGAAGAGGTGAAGGAGATCATAGACAGGAAGAAGAAAGGCTCCAGAGCCCTGGCGGACTTTGAGGACCAAATGAACGAG AATTGGAAGAAGGAGCTGGCGAAGAACAGAGAGAAGTTACTAGGTGGTGTTGacaaagagaaggagaagaaagag AAAAAGAAGAGAGTGAAAGGAAGGAAAGAAAAAGGAAAGAAATCCAACAGG cattcctctccatcctcctcatcAAGTTCTGATTCCTCTAGCAGCTCTTCCTCAGACTCTGAAGACGAG AATGAAAAGAGCGCCAAGAGGAAAAAGAAGCGGTCCTCCAAGAAAGCATCAGATGACTCTACTGTAGAATTGGAGCCCGACGGCAAG GGTGAGAAGAGCCGCAGGAAGAAGAGGAAAGCTGAGCGAAGTCGTAAAGACTGCTCCTCAGAGTTGTCCGCTGACTCCGACGTGGAGGGT GGTGAACccaagaagaggaagagaagtagtgaagagaaggagaaagacaaAATGACAGCAGTAGGTGATTTAA GACAAATCAAAGAAGAGGAAAAAGAAGCACAAGAAACACgaaggaagaagaaaaaaacaagaaaaaaacaatcTTCTGACACAGAGTTAGACTAG
- the LOC115174025 gene encoding protein FAM133 isoform X2 has product MGKRDNRVSYVNPIAASRASGPPPNAGPSIQDYLSRPRPTWEEVKEIIDRKKKGSRALADFEDQMNENWKKELAKNREKLLGGVDKEKEKKEKKKRVKGRKEKGKKSNRHSSPSSSSSSDSSSSSSSDSEDENEKSAKRKKKRSSKKASDDSTVELEPDGKGEKSRRKKRKAERSRKDCSSELSADSDVEGGEPKKRKRSSEEKEKDKMTAVGQIKEEEKEAQETRRKKKKTRKKQSSDTELD; this is encoded by the exons ATGGGgaagagggacaatagagtg TCTTATGTGAACCCAATAGCTGCATCACGTGCCAGTGGACCCCCACCCAATGCAGGACCCTCTATCCAGGATTACCTGAGCAGACCACGGCCAACATG GGAAGAGGTGAAGGAGATCATAGACAGGAAGAAGAAAGGCTCCAGAGCCCTGGCGGACTTTGAGGACCAAATGAACGAG AATTGGAAGAAGGAGCTGGCGAAGAACAGAGAGAAGTTACTAGGTGGTGTTGacaaagagaaggagaagaaagag AAAAAGAAGAGAGTGAAAGGAAGGAAAGAAAAAGGAAAGAAATCCAACAGG cattcctctccatcctcctcatcAAGTTCTGATTCCTCTAGCAGCTCTTCCTCAGACTCTGAAGACGAG AATGAAAAGAGCGCCAAGAGGAAAAAGAAGCGGTCCTCCAAGAAAGCATCAGATGACTCTACTGTAGAATTGGAGCCCGACGGCAAG GGTGAGAAGAGCCGCAGGAAGAAGAGGAAAGCTGAGCGAAGTCGTAAAGACTGCTCCTCAGAGTTGTCCGCTGACTCCGACGTGGAGGGT GGTGAACccaagaagaggaagagaagtagtgaagagaaggagaaagacaaAATGACAGCAGTAG GACAAATCAAAGAAGAGGAAAAAGAAGCACAAGAAACACgaaggaagaagaaaaaaacaagaaaaaaacaatcTTCTGACACAGAGTTAGACTAG
- the LOC115174025 gene encoding protein FAM133 isoform X3, giving the protein MGKRDNRVSYVNPIAASRASGPPPNAGPSIQDYLSRPRPTWEEVKEIIDRKKKGSRALADFEDQMNENWKKELAKNREKLLGGVDKEKEKKEKKKRVKGRKEKGKKSNRHSSPSSSSSSDSSSSSSSDSEDENEKSAKRKKKRSSKKASDDSTVELEPDGKGEKSRRKKRKAERSRKDCSSELSADSDVEGGEPKKRKRSSEEKEKDKMTADKSKKRKKKHKKHEGRRKKQEKNNLLTQS; this is encoded by the exons ATGGGgaagagggacaatagagtg TCTTATGTGAACCCAATAGCTGCATCACGTGCCAGTGGACCCCCACCCAATGCAGGACCCTCTATCCAGGATTACCTGAGCAGACCACGGCCAACATG GGAAGAGGTGAAGGAGATCATAGACAGGAAGAAGAAAGGCTCCAGAGCCCTGGCGGACTTTGAGGACCAAATGAACGAG AATTGGAAGAAGGAGCTGGCGAAGAACAGAGAGAAGTTACTAGGTGGTGTTGacaaagagaaggagaagaaagag AAAAAGAAGAGAGTGAAAGGAAGGAAAGAAAAAGGAAAGAAATCCAACAGG cattcctctccatcctcctcatcAAGTTCTGATTCCTCTAGCAGCTCTTCCTCAGACTCTGAAGACGAG AATGAAAAGAGCGCCAAGAGGAAAAAGAAGCGGTCCTCCAAGAAAGCATCAGATGACTCTACTGTAGAATTGGAGCCCGACGGCAAG GGTGAGAAGAGCCGCAGGAAGAAGAGGAAAGCTGAGCGAAGTCGTAAAGACTGCTCCTCAGAGTTGTCCGCTGACTCCGACGTGGAGGGT GGTGAACccaagaagaggaagagaagtagtgaagagaaggagaaagacaaAATGACAGCA GACAAATCAAAGAAGAGGAAAAAGAAGCACAAGAAACACgaaggaagaagaaaaaaacaagaaaaaaacaatcTTCTGACACAGAGTTAG
- the LOC115174025 gene encoding protein FAM133 isoform X4 produces MGKRDNRVSYVNPIAASRASGPPPNAGPSIQDYLSRPRPTWEEVKEIIDRKKKGSRALADFEDQMNENWKKELAKNREKLLGGVDKEKEKKEHSSPSSSSSSDSSSSSSSDSEDENEKSAKRKKKRSSKKASDDSTVELEPDGKGEKSRRKKRKAERSRKDCSSELSADSDVEGGEPKKRKRSSEEKEKDKMTAVGDLRQIKEEEKEAQETRRKKKKTRKKQSSDTELD; encoded by the exons ATGGGgaagagggacaatagagtg TCTTATGTGAACCCAATAGCTGCATCACGTGCCAGTGGACCCCCACCCAATGCAGGACCCTCTATCCAGGATTACCTGAGCAGACCACGGCCAACATG GGAAGAGGTGAAGGAGATCATAGACAGGAAGAAGAAAGGCTCCAGAGCCCTGGCGGACTTTGAGGACCAAATGAACGAG AATTGGAAGAAGGAGCTGGCGAAGAACAGAGAGAAGTTACTAGGTGGTGTTGacaaagagaaggagaagaaagag cattcctctccatcctcctcatcAAGTTCTGATTCCTCTAGCAGCTCTTCCTCAGACTCTGAAGACGAG AATGAAAAGAGCGCCAAGAGGAAAAAGAAGCGGTCCTCCAAGAAAGCATCAGATGACTCTACTGTAGAATTGGAGCCCGACGGCAAG GGTGAGAAGAGCCGCAGGAAGAAGAGGAAAGCTGAGCGAAGTCGTAAAGACTGCTCCTCAGAGTTGTCCGCTGACTCCGACGTGGAGGGT GGTGAACccaagaagaggaagagaagtagtgaagagaaggagaaagacaaAATGACAGCAGTAGGTGATTTAA GACAAATCAAAGAAGAGGAAAAAGAAGCACAAGAAACACgaaggaagaagaaaaaaacaagaaaaaaacaatcTTCTGACACAGAGTTAGACTAG
- the LOC115174026 gene encoding progranulin isoform X1 gives MWNIAALVLVVAGSASCYITCPDGKVCSDQSTCCLTKEGYTCCPVTLQVPWTALVQASDSTPQAGVIRCDTTFYCPPGTSCCKGLTGKWGCCPFPLGTCCADGQHCCEYGYTCDSSFKCRKGYSQIPSGLRDDAKQD, from the exons ATGTGGAACATAGCTGCATTGGTGTTAGTGGTGGCAGGGTCTGCCTCTTGCTACATCACCTGCCCTGATGGGAAGGTCTGCTCTGATCAATCAACCTGCTGTTTGACTAAAGAAGGATACACCTGCTGTCCAGTTACCCTT CAGGTTCCGTGGACAGCACTAGTTCAGGCCTCTGACAGCACCCCACAGGCTGGAGTCATTCGCTGTGACACAACATTCTACTGCCCTCCTGGAACCAGCTGCTGCAAGGGACTGACTGGCAAATGGGGCTGCTGCCCATTCCCACTG GGCACGTGCTGTGCAGATGGCCAGCATTGCTGTGAATATGGATACACCTGTGACTCCTCATTCAAGTGCAGGAAAGGTTACTCTCAGATTCCTTCAGGTCTGAGGGATGATGCTAAGCAGGACTGA
- the LOC115174026 gene encoding progranulin isoform X2 gives MWNIAALVLVVAGSASCYITCPDGKVCSDQSTCCLTKEGYTCCPVTLVPWTALVQASDSTPQAGVIRCDTTFYCPPGTSCCKGLTGKWGCCPFPLGTCCADGQHCCEYGYTCDSSFKCRKGYSQIPSGLRDDAKQD, from the exons ATGTGGAACATAGCTGCATTGGTGTTAGTGGTGGCAGGGTCTGCCTCTTGCTACATCACCTGCCCTGATGGGAAGGTCTGCTCTGATCAATCAACCTGCTGTTTGACTAAAGAAGGATACACCTGCTGTCCAGTTACCCTT GTTCCGTGGACAGCACTAGTTCAGGCCTCTGACAGCACCCCACAGGCTGGAGTCATTCGCTGTGACACAACATTCTACTGCCCTCCTGGAACCAGCTGCTGCAAGGGACTGACTGGCAAATGGGGCTGCTGCCCATTCCCACTG GGCACGTGCTGTGCAGATGGCCAGCATTGCTGTGAATATGGATACACCTGTGACTCCTCATTCAAGTGCAGGAAAGGTTACTCTCAGATTCCTTCAGGTCTGAGGGATGATGCTAAGCAGGACTGA